From the genome of Spinacia oleracea cultivar Varoflay chromosome 2, BTI_SOV_V1, whole genome shotgun sequence, one region includes:
- the LOC110780209 gene encoding protein FAR-RED IMPAIRED RESPONSE 1-like has product MDNIEEHPRLPIDLNESGETEELDKPRVGMSFVSGVDFSRFCHEYSYREGFELFIKNSDLLKEFKAKGVCRSGVGEKEPKADMTKRIKFQCKRGDLAKTEGCNATSCKMFVYGVLRGGNYEITRCQLAHNHELNPSCSNLMVNYRSIDQGTFERAIINDNAGISINRNFSAQVLERGGFDNMTFNNRDLRNAINLDRRMSRCMGDARALKDYFKKQHELNNEFYSCLKVGEDGTLLNAFWYDARSRDSYKYFGDVITFDTTFSVNRCYSKFTSANQVT; this is encoded by the coding sequence ATGGATAACATAGAAGAGCATCCTAGGTTACCCATAGACCTGAATGAAAGTGGTGAAACAGAAGAATTAGATAAACCTAGGGTAGGGATGAGCTTTGTATCAGGAGTCGACTTTAGTAGATTTTGTCATGAATATTCTTACAGGGAAGGTTTCGagctttttataaaaaatagtgACTTGCTGAAAGAGTTTAAGGCTAAGGGGGTTTGTAGAAGTGGTGTAGGAGAAAAAGAGCCGAAGGCAGATATGACGAAACGTATCAAGTTCCAATGTAAGAGGGGGGATCTGGCAAAAACGGAAGGTTGTAATGCCACTAGTTGCAAAATGTTTGTTTATGGGGTTTTGAGGGGAGGAAATTATGAGATAACGAGGTGTCAGCTGGCGCATAACCATGAACTCAATCCTTCGTGTAGTAATTTAATGGTTAACTATAGAAGTATTGATCAAGGAACGTTTGAGAGAGCGATCATCAATGATAACGCGGGAATTAGCATAAATAGGAACTTCAGTGCACAGGTTCTTGAGCGTGGTGGGTTTGATAATATGACTTTCAACAATCGAGATCTGAGGAATGCAATTAATTTAGATCGACGTATGTCAAGGTGTATGGGAGATGCAAGGGCACTAAAAGATTACTTCAAGAAGCAACATGAACTGAATAATGAATTTTATAGTTGTCTTAAAGTTGGTGAAGATGGGACGTTGTTGAATGCTTTCTGGTATGATGCCCGGAGCAGAGATTCCTATAAATACTTTGGAGATGTAATAACATTCGACACAACCTTCTCTGTGAATAGGTGTTATTCTAAATTCACTTCTGCTAACCAAGTAACGTGA